The following proteins come from a genomic window of Micromonospora echinofusca:
- a CDS encoding phosphopantetheine-binding protein — protein MADQLTATTIRADVAEMLYRLPDETTDEENLFDSGLDSMRLMMLMERWRDAGAEVSFVELAEQPTLGHWVKLVAGRDG, from the coding sequence GTGGCGGATCAGTTGACGGCAACGACGATCAGGGCGGACGTCGCGGAGATGCTCTACCGCCTCCCAGACGAGACCACCGACGAGGAGAACCTGTTCGACTCCGGGCTCGACTCGATGCGGCTGATGATGCTGATGGAGCGGTGGCGCGACGCCGGCGCCGAGGTCAGCTTCGTCGAGCTGGCCGAGCAGCCGACGCTGGGGCACTGGGTGAAGCTGGTGGCGGGCCGCGATGGCTGA
- a CDS encoding ABC transporter substrate-binding protein: protein MKLKRFPLAAAVAALLFSTACTAARSEAELSNEPPKAGYPVTITNCGKSYTYKQAPSRVVVMNGGSVAEVSALLELGVADRIVANAQSYGASEVDGRVDAIKQLPSGNIKLNDMSDIPREAMIGLTPDFVISTYDGGFRAEAGFATRDDLAAVGANTYAPKSSCGEVGTVTGKPTIEDSYGMLRDLGAIFGVSERAEKVIADSQARIAAVGAKTANLPKQNVMMIIPGMAMGGEFSSVGGNGLWNDVMAKAGAVNAFEGATDQTFANLSREQVAKADVDTLLVVNYMSKDPDADAQKLLAQFPQWDAAKNKRYVVLSDSVFLGPSNHLAVEKIAQAAHPEAF from the coding sequence ATGAAACTCAAGCGATTCCCCCTCGCGGCGGCGGTCGCCGCCCTGCTGTTCTCGACGGCCTGCACGGCGGCCAGGAGCGAGGCCGAACTGTCGAACGAGCCGCCGAAGGCGGGCTACCCGGTGACGATCACCAACTGCGGCAAGTCGTACACCTACAAGCAGGCGCCGAGCCGGGTGGTCGTGATGAACGGCGGGTCGGTGGCGGAGGTCTCCGCGCTGCTGGAACTCGGCGTCGCCGACCGGATCGTGGCGAACGCGCAGTCCTACGGCGCCTCCGAGGTGGACGGCCGGGTCGACGCGATCAAGCAACTGCCGTCGGGGAACATCAAGCTCAACGACATGTCGGACATCCCGCGCGAGGCCATGATCGGGCTTACGCCCGACTTCGTGATCTCCACGTACGACGGGGGCTTCCGCGCCGAGGCGGGCTTCGCCACCCGCGACGACCTCGCGGCCGTCGGGGCCAACACGTACGCGCCGAAGAGTTCGTGCGGCGAGGTCGGCACGGTCACGGGCAAGCCGACCATCGAGGACAGCTACGGGATGCTGCGCGACCTCGGGGCGATCTTCGGGGTGTCGGAGCGCGCCGAGAAGGTCATCGCCGACTCCCAGGCGCGGATCGCGGCCGTCGGGGCGAAGACCGCGAACCTGCCGAAGCAGAACGTCATGATGATCATCCCGGGCATGGCGATGGGTGGCGAGTTCAGCTCCGTCGGGGGCAACGGGCTCTGGAACGACGTCATGGCCAAGGCCGGGGCGGTGAACGCCTTCGAGGGCGCCACGGACCAGACGTTCGCCAACCTCTCCCGCGAACAGGTCGCCAAGGCCGACGTGGACACCCTGCTCGTGGTCAACTACATGTCCAAGGACCCGGACGCGGACGCGCAGAAGCTGCTCGCCCAGTTCCCGCAGTGGGACGCCGCGAAGAACAAGCGCTACGTGGTGCTCTCCGACTCGGTATTCCTCGGCCCGAGCAACCACCTCGCGGTGGAGAAGATCGCCCAGGCCGCCCACCCCGAGGCGTTCTGA
- a CDS encoding ABC transporter ATP-binding protein, giving the protein MKLQVQQVCVSIGATPILRDVSMEVAPGEVVGLIGPNGSGKSTLLRTIYRSVRPAGGQVLLGEEDVWSLSARAAARRTAAVLQNSPTPPGLTVREVAALGRTPHKGVFARETTDDHDIVADALERTGMLGHADRIYGSLSGGERQRVLLARALAQQPQLLVLDEPTNHLDIRARFELLELVHTLAVTTLAVLHDLDLAVRSCDRLVVLDRGQVVASGPVLEALTPQVLSGVFGVTAETERHDDGVVRVTYGARPLARAG; this is encoded by the coding sequence ATGAAGCTTCAGGTGCAGCAGGTATGTGTCTCCATCGGCGCCACGCCGATCCTCCGCGACGTCAGCATGGAGGTCGCGCCCGGCGAGGTCGTCGGCCTGATCGGTCCCAACGGCAGCGGCAAGTCCACGCTCCTGCGGACCATCTACCGGTCGGTCCGGCCCGCCGGTGGGCAGGTGCTGCTCGGCGAGGAGGACGTCTGGTCGCTGTCGGCGCGGGCGGCCGCGCGGCGCACCGCCGCCGTGTTGCAGAACAGCCCCACCCCGCCGGGGCTGACCGTGCGGGAGGTCGCCGCGCTGGGCCGTACGCCGCACAAGGGGGTGTTCGCCCGCGAGACGACCGATGACCACGACATCGTCGCCGACGCGCTGGAGCGCACCGGCATGCTGGGGCACGCGGACCGGATCTACGGCTCGCTGTCCGGCGGCGAGCGGCAGCGCGTGCTGCTCGCCCGGGCGCTCGCGCAGCAGCCGCAACTGCTGGTGCTCGACGAGCCGACCAACCACCTGGACATCCGGGCCCGTTTCGAGCTGTTGGAACTGGTGCACACGCTGGCGGTCACCACGCTGGCGGTGCTGCACGACCTGGATCTCGCGGTGCGCAGCTGCGACCGCCTCGTCGTGCTGGACCGCGGGCAGGTGGTCGCTTCCGGGCCGGTGCTGGAGGCGCTCACGCCCCAGGTGCTCTCCGGGGTCTTCGGGGTCACCGCCGAGACGGAACGTCACGACGACGGGGTCGTCCGCGTCACGTACGGTGCCCGGCCCCTGGCCCGGGCCGGCTGA
- a CDS encoding FecCD family ABC transporter permease → MSRSVKGRATAAPKGNVARPAPLHGAPLPLCLLVLGVLLVVLVLVAAAVGSVQVSVGDTGRIVWAHLTGSTADVDPAHDQIVWTFRIPRVLLAALCGAGLAVAGVVLQALVANPLADPFILGVSAGGSVGAVTVMALGAGAAGGLGVSGAAFVGAMLAVALVFTLGQQQGRLNPVRLVLAGVAISYVFTSITSLLQLQTTPNNMRQIMFWLLGSVAGARWEQLQVAGVVVLAVTLLLTLYARQFNALVTGDESATALGIDVKRLRIVAIVLTSLLAGVLIAVAGGIGFVGLMVPHLVRLAFGVDHRRVLPLAALVGAVYLVVVDLLCRTVDPPNELPLNILTALFGAPFFIWLMRRDRSLSHS, encoded by the coding sequence ATGTCACGTTCCGTGAAGGGTCGGGCGACGGCCGCGCCGAAGGGCAATGTCGCCCGCCCGGCCCCACTGCACGGCGCGCCCCTTCCGCTGTGTCTGCTCGTGCTCGGCGTACTGCTTGTCGTGCTGGTCCTCGTCGCGGCGGCCGTCGGGTCGGTGCAGGTCTCCGTCGGCGACACCGGCCGGATCGTCTGGGCGCACCTGACCGGTTCGACCGCCGACGTGGACCCGGCCCACGACCAGATCGTCTGGACCTTCCGGATTCCCCGGGTGCTGCTGGCGGCGCTCTGCGGCGCCGGGCTCGCGGTGGCGGGCGTCGTGTTGCAGGCCCTCGTGGCCAACCCGCTCGCCGACCCCTTCATCCTCGGGGTGTCGGCGGGCGGTTCGGTCGGCGCCGTCACCGTGATGGCGCTGGGCGCGGGCGCGGCCGGCGGCCTCGGGGTGTCGGGCGCGGCGTTCGTCGGCGCGATGCTGGCGGTGGCGCTGGTCTTCACCCTCGGGCAGCAGCAGGGCCGGCTCAACCCGGTCCGACTCGTGCTCGCGGGGGTCGCGATCAGCTACGTGTTCACCTCGATCACGAGCCTGCTCCAGTTGCAGACGACGCCCAACAACATGCGCCAGATCATGTTCTGGCTGCTGGGCAGCGTCGCGGGCGCCCGCTGGGAGCAACTCCAGGTCGCGGGCGTGGTCGTCCTCGCGGTGACCCTGCTGCTGACCCTGTACGCCCGGCAGTTCAACGCGCTCGTCACCGGCGACGAGTCGGCGACCGCCCTGGGGATCGACGTCAAGCGGCTGCGGATCGTGGCGATCGTCCTGACGTCGCTGCTCGCGGGCGTGCTCATCGCCGTGGCCGGGGGCATCGGCTTCGTCGGGTTGATGGTGCCGCACCTGGTGCGGCTCGCGTTCGGCGTGGACCACCGCCGGGTCCTGCCCCTCGCCGCGCTCGTCGGCGCGGTCTACCTCGTGGTCGTCGACCTGCTGTGCCGGACGGTCGATCCGCCGAACGAGCTGCCCCTCAACATCCTGACCGCCCTCTTCGGCGCACCGTTCTTCATCTGGCTGATGCGCCGGGATAGGAGCCTGTCCCACTCATGA
- a CDS encoding non-ribosomal peptide synthetase, protein MADGALRLGAAQEGIWTGQQFDPDSSAYNTAEYVEIRGPVDLRLLEEAVRGTVGETEALTMVFEEDADGRPWQRPRNDAPWPVHQVDTSGEADPLAAALAWMRADLAVAVDLRKDLLFCHTIFRLGPEHVLWYQRAHHIALDGYGLSLVARRVAQRYTALVEGHEPPPRTFGSLAAVVDEDLAYADSDAYAAAREHWTSRARGRPAPVVLARRSGKLARSVHRVGEDLDAAGIGALKAVAKATGTTWSETVIAAFAAYLHRMTGADELTLALPVMSRLGSVSLRVPCMVTNVVPLWVRVEPTATLADLAAQVGDEVRSARPHLRYRYEQLRRDLRLVASERKLFGPSVNIMPFDYGLRFAGHRGLVRNVSAGLVEDLVVHVYDHADGSGLRIVLDANPNCYDEDELAGHLNRFLVFLRRATHAPDTPIGDVDLLLDGERRLLLEEWNDTAKPLPAVTVPALFAAQAAATPDRTALVAGDATLTFAELDRRADRLATLLVARGAGPDRYVALLLPRTSESIVALLAVLKAGAAYVPVDPDLPARRVAAMLADSAPVAVVSTGALWAGHRDTDVPVLLLDAPATAAELAGTADGPVADTGVAPRHAACLIYTSGSTGVPKGVVVEHGGLVNLFLHHRDTMIRPESAGRVRRAALSASLSFDTSWEGLLWLLDGHELHFVDDDRRRDPAAMLDYVDRHEIDFMDITPTYAEELVANGFLDAGRHRPAVLALGGEATGPALWTALRDAGMSVYNLYGPTECTVDTLWCRLAESAEPIVGRPLTNTRAYVLDPARGLVPPGTVGELYFAGAPVARGYHERPEQTAQRFVEDPFGAPDGRMYRTGDLARWRPDGTLEFLGRADDQVKIRGFRIEPGEIEAVLLAHPDVAQAAVVPREDAPGQLRLVGYVVPAGDAAPEPAALRQFVAQRLPDYMVPPAFVALAAIPRTTNGKLDRAALPAPDLTATVGGRAPRDHRETVLCGLFADLLGLPEVGIDDDFFSLGGHSLLVARLMGRVRAEFGVEISIRTVFEAPTVARLAPALATDTGEGSTEVLLPLRTRGSGPPLFCVAPATGLAWSYAALLASLPDRPVYGLQSVAVGGCASVAELAADHVRRIREVQPDGPYHLLGASFGGLVAHEMATQLTESGESVALLALLDSYPVPAAWRELPPPGERDAAAAMLGQAALGGLDEPGRRLAYDAFARNSRLIADWTPRRLTGDVLVVEATDGKTPDWPGPASWEPHVDGRIDVHRLDCTHDGMLAAGPLARVGAVLPPVDDLRRSA, encoded by the coding sequence ATGGCTGACGGGGCGCTGCGGCTGGGCGCCGCGCAGGAAGGGATCTGGACGGGCCAGCAGTTCGACCCGGACAGCTCCGCCTACAACACGGCCGAGTACGTCGAGATCCGTGGCCCGGTCGACCTGCGGCTGCTGGAGGAGGCGGTACGCGGGACCGTCGGCGAGACCGAGGCGCTGACCATGGTGTTCGAGGAGGACGCCGACGGTCGCCCGTGGCAACGCCCCCGCAACGACGCGCCGTGGCCGGTGCACCAGGTCGACACCAGCGGCGAGGCCGACCCGCTCGCCGCCGCGCTGGCCTGGATGCGCGCGGACCTCGCGGTCGCCGTCGACCTCCGCAAGGACCTGCTGTTCTGTCACACGATCTTCCGGCTCGGCCCCGAGCACGTGCTGTGGTACCAGCGCGCCCACCACATCGCCCTGGACGGGTACGGGCTGTCCCTCGTCGCCCGCAGGGTGGCGCAGCGCTACACCGCGCTCGTCGAGGGACACGAACCGCCGCCCCGGACGTTCGGTTCCCTGGCCGCCGTCGTCGACGAGGACCTGGCCTACGCGGACTCGGACGCGTACGCCGCCGCGCGTGAGCACTGGACGTCCCGTGCGCGGGGCAGGCCGGCGCCGGTCGTCCTCGCCCGCCGCTCCGGCAAGCTGGCCCGCAGCGTGCACCGCGTCGGCGAGGACCTCGACGCCGCCGGCATCGGCGCGTTGAAGGCGGTCGCGAAGGCCACCGGGACCACCTGGAGCGAGACGGTCATCGCGGCCTTCGCGGCGTACCTGCACCGGATGACGGGCGCCGACGAGCTCACCCTCGCGCTGCCCGTCATGTCCCGCCTCGGCTCGGTGTCGCTGCGGGTGCCGTGCATGGTGACCAACGTCGTGCCGCTCTGGGTCCGGGTCGAGCCCACCGCCACGCTGGCGGACCTCGCCGCACAGGTCGGCGACGAGGTGCGATCGGCGCGCCCGCACCTGCGCTACCGCTACGAGCAGCTGCGCCGCGATCTGCGGCTGGTCGCCAGCGAGCGCAAGCTCTTCGGGCCCTCGGTCAACATCATGCCGTTCGACTACGGCCTGCGCTTCGCCGGGCACCGCGGACTCGTGCGCAACGTCAGCGCCGGGCTCGTCGAGGACCTCGTCGTGCACGTCTACGACCACGCCGACGGCAGCGGCCTGCGGATCGTCCTCGACGCCAACCCCAACTGCTACGACGAAGACGAGCTCGCCGGCCACCTCAACCGCTTCCTGGTCTTCCTGCGCCGCGCCACGCACGCCCCCGACACGCCGATCGGGGACGTCGACCTGCTCCTCGACGGCGAGCGCCGGCTGCTGCTGGAGGAGTGGAACGACACGGCGAAGCCCCTGCCGGCGGTCACCGTACCCGCGCTGTTCGCCGCGCAGGCGGCCGCGACGCCGGACCGGACGGCGCTGGTGGCCGGCGACGCCACGCTGACCTTCGCCGAGCTGGACCGCCGCGCCGACCGCCTCGCCACCCTGCTCGTCGCCCGGGGGGCCGGCCCCGACCGCTACGTCGCGCTGCTGCTGCCGCGCACCTCGGAGTCGATCGTGGCGCTGCTGGCCGTGCTCAAGGCTGGCGCGGCCTACGTACCCGTCGACCCGGACCTGCCCGCCCGACGCGTCGCGGCGATGCTCGCCGACAGCGCGCCCGTCGCGGTGGTCAGCACCGGGGCGCTCTGGGCCGGGCACCGCGACACCGACGTACCGGTCCTGCTGCTGGACGCCCCGGCGACCGCCGCGGAGCTGGCCGGGACGGCCGACGGGCCCGTCGCGGACACCGGTGTCGCGCCGCGGCACGCGGCCTGCCTCATCTACACGTCCGGCTCCACCGGCGTGCCCAAGGGCGTCGTGGTCGAGCACGGCGGCCTGGTCAACCTCTTCCTCCACCACCGCGACACGATGATCCGCCCGGAGTCCGCCGGCCGGGTGCGGCGGGCCGCGCTCTCCGCGTCGCTGTCGTTCGACACCTCGTGGGAGGGGCTGCTGTGGCTGCTCGACGGCCACGAGCTGCACTTCGTCGACGACGACCGGCGCCGCGACCCGGCCGCGATGCTCGACTACGTCGACCGGCACGAGATCGACTTCATGGACATCACCCCCACGTACGCCGAGGAGCTGGTAGCCAACGGGTTCCTCGACGCCGGCCGGCACCGGCCCGCCGTGCTCGCGCTCGGCGGCGAGGCCACCGGCCCCGCGCTCTGGACGGCGCTGCGCGACGCCGGCATGAGCGTCTACAACCTGTACGGCCCCACCGAGTGCACGGTCGACACCCTCTGGTGCCGGCTCGCCGAGAGCGCCGAGCCGATCGTGGGCAGGCCGCTCACCAACACCAGGGCGTACGTGCTGGACCCGGCGCGCGGGCTGGTGCCGCCCGGCACGGTCGGCGAGCTGTACTTCGCCGGCGCCCCGGTCGCCCGTGGCTACCACGAGCGTCCGGAGCAGACCGCGCAGCGGTTCGTCGAGGACCCGTTCGGGGCCCCGGACGGCCGCATGTACCGCACCGGCGACCTCGCCCGCTGGCGGCCCGACGGCACGCTGGAGTTCCTCGGCCGCGCGGACGACCAGGTCAAGATCCGGGGCTTCCGCATCGAGCCGGGGGAGATCGAGGCGGTCCTGCTCGCCCACCCCGACGTCGCCCAGGCGGCGGTGGTGCCCCGCGAGGACGCGCCGGGCCAGCTGCGGCTCGTCGGCTACGTCGTGCCGGCCGGCGACGCCGCGCCGGAGCCCGCCGCGCTGCGGCAGTTCGTGGCGCAGCGGCTGCCCGACTACATGGTGCCGCCCGCGTTCGTCGCGCTGGCGGCGATCCCGCGGACCACGAACGGCAAGCTCGACCGCGCGGCGCTGCCCGCGCCCGACCTGACCGCGACGGTCGGCGGCCGCGCGCCGCGCGACCACCGCGAGACGGTGCTGTGCGGCCTCTTCGCCGACCTGCTCGGCCTGCCGGAGGTGGGCATCGACGACGACTTCTTCTCGCTCGGCGGGCACTCCCTGCTCGTCGCCCGGCTCATGGGCCGGGTGCGCGCGGAGTTCGGCGTGGAGATCAGCATTCGGACGGTGTTCGAGGCGCCGACCGTCGCGAGGCTCGCGCCGGCGCTCGCCACGGACACCGGCGAGGGCTCGACGGAGGTGCTGCTCCCGTTGCGTACGCGGGGGAGCGGGCCGCCGCTGTTCTGCGTCGCGCCGGCCACCGGGCTGGCGTGGTCGTACGCCGCGCTGCTGGCGAGCCTGCCCGACCGCCCGGTGTACGGGCTCCAGTCGGTCGCCGTCGGTGGGTGCGCGAGCGTCGCCGAGTTGGCCGCCGACCACGTACGGCGCATCCGGGAGGTCCAGCCCGACGGGCCGTACCACCTGCTCGGGGCGTCGTTCGGCGGGCTGGTGGCCCACGAGATGGCCACGCAGCTCACGGAGTCGGGCGAGTCGGTGGCCCTGCTGGCGCTGCTCGACTCGTACCCGGTGCCGGCCGCCTGGCGGGAGCTGCCGCCGCCCGGCGAGCGCGACGCGGCCGCCGCCATGCTCGGCCAGGCCGCGCTGGGCGGCCTCGACGAGCCGGGGCGTCGCCTCGCGTACGACGCCTTCGCCCGCAACTCGCGGCTCATCGCCGACTGGACGCCCCGCCGCCTCACCGGCGACGTGCTGGTCGTCGAGGCGACCGACGGCAAGACACCGGACTGGCCCGGACCGGCGAGCTGGGAGCCACACGTCGACGGGCGGATCGACGTGCACCGGCTCGACTGCACCCACGACGGGATGCTCGCCGCCGGTCCCCTGGCGCGGGTCGGCGCCGTGCTCCCACCTGTCGACGACCTTCGGAGGTCAGCATGA
- a CDS encoding MFS transporter, producing the protein MSERREWLGLGAVLAATFMTQVDGFVVNVASPSIQRDLDAGFDQIQFVGAAYVIAFGALMVTGARLGDRLGHRTVFLWGVAGFTVTSLLCGIAPDADLLIVARFLQGATAAFMAPQVLAIIRATMQDPDRLARAISVYGVVIGLGVISGIAGGGLIVEADILGLGWRPALLVNVPVGIAILALGGILPRTVPKAPHRLDLAGAALTIVAAPALLVPLVFGPGGPAWLWLGVPIALVVAVVLVNQQRRLHREGGEPLFPPRVVTAPGMRLSLLTVLALFATNSGLFLVFTYYLQTGLRFTPLTAALMFVPLGIGFSLGSAASRRVGRLFPAPTPAVGCGLLAAVLLASAAVVQAPESAQAPMLVAVVTLAGFGQGLVVSPLVAGILGRVRPAEAGAASGMATTVTQFGLALGVAVAGVWYRTVLGATPGDPGVPFADHATAFAATALLLAASATCAGLVSVRLHHLPKPTAAAAEPEGAAAPTPVATSTARRTG; encoded by the coding sequence ATGAGCGAACGGCGCGAGTGGCTCGGACTCGGCGCGGTCCTCGCCGCGACGTTCATGACCCAGGTGGACGGGTTCGTGGTCAACGTGGCCAGCCCGTCCATCCAGCGCGACCTCGACGCGGGCTTCGACCAGATCCAGTTCGTCGGCGCGGCGTACGTGATCGCGTTCGGGGCCCTGATGGTCACCGGCGCGCGGCTCGGCGACCGGCTGGGGCACCGCACCGTGTTCCTCTGGGGCGTCGCCGGCTTCACCGTCACCTCGCTGCTGTGCGGGATCGCGCCGGACGCCGACCTGCTCATCGTGGCCCGCTTCCTGCAGGGCGCCACGGCGGCGTTCATGGCACCCCAGGTGCTCGCGATCATCCGGGCCACGATGCAGGACCCGGATCGGCTGGCGAGGGCCATCAGCGTCTACGGCGTCGTCATCGGCCTGGGCGTGATCAGCGGCATCGCGGGCGGCGGGCTCATCGTCGAGGCCGACATCCTCGGCCTCGGCTGGCGGCCGGCGCTGCTGGTCAACGTGCCCGTCGGGATCGCGATCCTGGCGCTGGGCGGGATCCTGCCGCGTACCGTTCCGAAGGCCCCGCACCGCCTGGACCTCGCGGGCGCGGCGCTCACCATCGTGGCGGCCCCCGCCCTGCTCGTGCCCCTGGTCTTCGGGCCGGGCGGCCCGGCATGGCTCTGGCTCGGGGTGCCCATCGCGCTCGTCGTGGCCGTCGTGCTCGTCAACCAGCAGCGGCGCCTGCACCGCGAGGGCGGCGAGCCGCTGTTCCCGCCGCGGGTCGTCACCGCCCCCGGGATGCGGCTGTCCCTGCTGACGGTGCTGGCGCTGTTCGCCACGAACTCGGGGCTCTTCCTCGTGTTCACCTACTACCTCCAGACCGGCCTGCGGTTCACGCCGCTCACGGCGGCGCTGATGTTCGTGCCGCTCGGGATCGGCTTCTCGCTGGGCTCCGCGGCGAGCCGCCGGGTGGGACGCCTGTTCCCGGCGCCGACCCCGGCCGTGGGCTGCGGCCTGCTCGCCGCCGTCCTGCTGGCCAGCGCGGCCGTCGTCCAGGCGCCCGAGTCCGCGCAGGCACCCATGCTCGTCGCGGTGGTCACGCTGGCCGGCTTCGGGCAGGGGCTGGTCGTCTCGCCGCTGGTGGCCGGGATCCTCGGCCGGGTCCGGCCCGCCGAGGCGGGCGCGGCATCCGGCATGGCGACCACCGTGACCCAGTTCGGCCTCGCCCTCGGGGTCGCGGTCGCCGGCGTCTGGTACCGCACCGTGCTCGGCGCGACGCCCGGCGACCCCGGCGTGCCCTTCGCCGACCACGCGACGGCCTTCGCGGCCACCGCGCTCCTGCTCGCGGCCTCCGCGACCTGCGCCGGCCTGGTCAGTGTCCGTCTGCACCACCTGCCCAAGCCCACTGCCGCGGCAGCGGAACCGGAAGGGGCGGCGGCGCCGACGCCCGTCGCCACGTCAACTGCTCGGAGGACCGGATGA